Below is a window of Verrucomicrobiota bacterium DNA.
AGTTCTTCCCAAACCGGTAGCTCTGGCTTAGCGCCAGCGCCCGAGCTGTGCGACTCGGGCTGCCGCTACCTTGCCCTTCCGGGCATTTGCGAATAACTCCTTGAATCTCCATATTCCGAGACCTACAAGGCGCAGAGGCGCGGAGAAAAATTGAAGTTGAGTGAAGACAACTCCGACTGCACTGCTTTCGGTACAAATTTGCTGAGACCAGTAATTGCATTCTCCTCTCAGCGCCCCTGCGCCTCTGCGCGAAATCTTTCCCTCTTCTCAGGGAGGTCTAAGACACCCCCAGGACCTTCTTCAAGATCGCCAGGGCCTCATCAGCTTCCGCCTTTGTAATATTAAGCGGCGGCAGAAGCCGGATCGTCCGCTCACCGGAGGGAATCACCAGTAGACCTGCGGCCATCAGAGCCTTGGTTGCGATGATCGAAGGAAGACCCTCCCCTGCGAGATCATTCAGCTCGATGCCAATCATGAGCCCGATACCCCTGACAAGTCGGATCGTGGGCAGATTCATCGCATCCAGCTCCCTGATAAGGTGATCGCCAAGCTTCCGAGCGTTCTCCAATAAACCCTCTTCTTGGATCGTCGAGAGCACAGCGAGACCAGCCGCTGCCACAAGAGGATTGCCTCCGTAGGTTGTGCCATGAGTTCCCGGACCGAGCAGATCGCAGAGAGGAGCGGATTTTGTTGAACGGCTTCCTGCCCAGAAGGACCCTAGCGGCACACCGCTGGCGATCCCCTTGGCCCAGCTGACCGCATCGGGTTCGACTCCGGAGGGGACGATTGTCCTCCAGGCACACCAGTCACCGGTCCTCCCGAAGCCGCACTGCACCTCGTCAAACATGAGAAGTAGGTCATGCTTGTCGCAGAGCTCACGCACTCCTTTTAGGAATTCCGACGTTGCCGGATTGATGCCACCCTCGCCCTGAACGGGTTCCAGCAGGATAGCGACAGTCCTTGAGTTGATCGCGGCCTCTGTTGCAGCCAGATCATTGAAGGGGACATGGACAAATCCCTCCACAAGCGGCGCAAAATCCATCTTCACCTTCTCCTGACCGGTGGCGCTGATGCCGCCGAGTGTCCTTCCGTGGAAGGAATTCGTAAAGGTGATGATCTCGTAGCGACCTGTCGGCGCGCCGAATTTCCGGGCCAGCTTATAGAGACCCTCATTTGCCTCGGCTCCGCTGTTGCAGAAAAAGACCTTACCGCCGAGACCCACAAGATCGACGATCAACTTCGCGAGCTCACCCTGCGGACGGGTCAGGTAGAGATTCGAAGTATGGATCAGCGTGGCTGCCTGATCGGCCAGAACCTTCGCCAGTTTGGGGTGTGCATGACCGAGCGAGCAGACCGCAATCCCGGCCCCGAAGTCGAGATAGGCTTTACCCGCTTCGTCCCAAACGCGTGTCCCTTCGCCCCGACTCAAGGCAAGGTCAAACCGGCCGTAGGTGGGCATCACATAATCCCGGTAGAGCTCGGAGGTGGTTGAGGTAGGCATCGGGAAATGTTGAAAGAAAGTGAATGAATATGGAACTCAGAATGCCGAGCCGTGGGAACGACTGGGATAGACTGTCGAAGGCAGCCCAGATAGGGGCGAGACGAACGGGAGTGAGAGAGTCAAACGCAAAGGTTTTTCACAGGGATGAAGGGGATAAAAGGGATGGGGCTAAGTCGTCGTCGAGTCAGTCATCACCTTAATCCCCTTGGCTTGCCCGGCCGTTGCTTCGCAGCCGTTACGGATCCCTGTGAGTTCCATATTAAACAATCAGCTTCTGGAATTCCTCCTCAGTGAGGATTTTCACGCCGAGCTTCTGAGCCTTTTCGATTTTACTACCCGCCTCCTCACCCGCCAGAAGGTAGGTTGTCTTGGCGCTGACGGAGCCGGAGACCTTACCTCCGTTCGCCCGGATCAGATCCGCAGCTTCTTCCCGGGGAATGGATAGCGTTCCGGTGAGCACCCAGGTCGTTCCCTTGAACGGGCCATCGGCAGCAGGGGCGGTGCCTTTGGTATCCCGCTCCCCGAAATTCAGTCCTGCTGCACGCAATTTTTCCAAGAGCGACAGGACGGCAGGATTGCGGAACCATCCATGAATAGCCGTGGCCATAATCTCGCCGATTTCCTCGACCGCGCAAAGCTCCTCAACAGAGGCCTTCTCCAACCTGTCAATTGTACCGAATGAGGCTGCCAGTGTTCGGGCCACGGTCACCCCGACATGAGGAATGCCGAGTCCTGCCAGGAGACGCCAGAGGGATTGATCTCGGCTCCCTGAGATGGCGGCAAGCAGTTTGGAGACACTCTTCTCCCCCATCCTCTCGAGTGCTAAAAGTTGCTCAGTCGTGAGCGTATAAAGATCGGCCACATCGGCAACCAGTCCGACATCACATAACTGTGTGACCATTGCCTCGCCGAGTCCCTCGATATCCATGGCGGATCGGCTGGCAAAATATTCAATCCGGCGACGGACCTGCGCGGAGCAGCTTGGGTTGGCGCAGCGCACGGCCACTTCCCCAGCAGTCCGGCTGACGGGGGCCGCGCAGACAGGACAGTGCGTCGGCATTCGGAAGGGCCTCTCGGAGCCGTCACGCTCGGCGGTCAGGACGCCGACAACAGCCGGAATAACATCGCCCGCTTTCTCGACCATCACACGGTCGCCGATCCGGAGATCCTTGCGCGCGATCTCCTCCTCATTGTGAAGCGTGGCCCTCGCCACAGTGCTACCCGCGACAAAGATAGGCTCGAGTTCGGCAACAGGCGTGAGGACGCCGCTACGCCCTACCTGGATGGTGATGTCGAGAAGGCGTGTCCTGGCCTGCTCCGGCTCGTACTTGTAGGCGATCGCCCAGCGGGGGGCCTTGCTGGTTGAACCGAGGCGGGCGTGCTGCGAGATCAAGTCGGCTTTGATGACGGCACCGTCCGTCTCAAAGGCAAATCCCCTACGGATCTCACCAAGTTCCCGGATTGCAGCCATGACCTCCCCGGCATCGCGGGCCGTCCAATGTCTCGGATTCACGGGAAGTCCCCACCCCTTCAGCAGGCCGAAGAACTTCTCCATGCTCTCCGGCAGGACGTCACCGGCGGCGGGCTCGAATGCTCCAAAACCGTAGAAGACAGCGGAGAGTTTTCGCTCGGCGACAATGTTCGGATCGAGCTGTTTGAGGGTCCCTGCGGCGGCGTTGCGCGGATTGGCAAATGTGGGAAGCCCCTGCTCGTCCCTCTCGGCATTGATCCGGGCGAAGGTCTCCTTTGGCAGGTAGACCTCGCCACGGACCTCCAGCAAATCGGGCACCATCTTTCCATGCAGCTTTGCCGGGATCACCCCAATCGTTCGGATATTGCGAGTCACCTCATCTCCTGCCGTGCCGTCGCCTCTGGTAGCTGCGCGGACCAGGTGACCCTTCTCGTAGAGGAGTGCGATGGCGACCCCATCAACCTTCGGCTCGATAGTCATCGGGATCTCTTCCCCGGGAAGCAAGCGCTGCAAACGCTCCACAAACTCGGTGATCTCTTTAGCCGAGTAGGTGTTGTCGAGACTCTGCATCCGAACAAGGTGCCTCACTTGGGCAAAGGCACCCTGGGGTCGTCCCCCCACCTTCTGGGTCGGGGAATCGGGCGTGATCAGTTCTGGATGGGCCCTCTCCAAATCGACCAGTTCGCGGTAAAGCGCGTCATACTCGCGGTCGGAGATCTCTGGCTTAGCCTTTTCGTAATAGAGACTGTCGTGGTGAGAGATCTGAGCACGCAGTTCCAGAATCCTAAGCTCTGGCGAAGCAGAAGCGGCTTGTGGTTCAAAAAGATCGTCGGTGGTCATTTCCTGAGAATGCAGCTGATCACTTTTTTAACTGCAGAAAGGGATTGCTGGCGATCTTTGAACAATGATTGCTGGTTGATGGAGTAAATGAGCACTCCCGAGAGTTGGCACAGGGAGTGCTTTACTGAAGTTGGTTTGTGGTTGCAGCCCGGTCGTAAAAACTTTCGAGGTCTCGGGGGGGAACTCGGAAAACTCCGGCCGGGCTGCTCTTTTTTCTTCTTTTTCTGACTCACAGAGATGAAGGGGATGGAAGGGATGCCCATTCTCTCGAAAGCCAGCTTTTGGAGTCCCACCCAAACTTTTTCGCTGTTTTCTAATTCAATTTTTCGATTCCCCATTTGCAGTGGCCGTTGCTGAGCATCCGTTACGGATCCCTGTGAATCTCTTCTTTGGGAGACTCGGAAAAGTTGTGGTATAGTCCTTATCTGATGACGACTTCTATCCCCCCCTCGATTCACGATCGATTGGGTAAGGAAAAGACGGACAGGCGGCTTCGGCTCCAGGAAAAGCTCAAGCAGCGAAAAGTCGCCCAAGGGCTTGGTCTCTTTGCCATGGAGCGCTTTTTCTCCGTAAATGCCTGCATCGGCGGAATTATTTCGCTTTGCGGGATGAAGGAAAGGGGGTTCCGAAATATCATGGATCTCAGGATCGAACAGCATGAGGTGATCCTGCCGTCACTGCCCGTTGCCTTCGAAGGGTTCCGCCTCTTGCAGTTGGCCGATCTGCACTGTGATCTCGATGCAAACATGATGACACGGATCCGTGAAGTGATGCTCACCGTCCCTCACGACGCCGTGGTCCTGACGGGTGATTACCACAACAAGGTCTCGGAAACGTTCGAGCACTCGGTGAATGCCATGATCAGCCTGATCCCCCATCTCCATCCGCTCCGCTTCGCCGTTCTTGGAAATCATGACTTTTTGGAAAAAGTAGAACCTCTCGAGGCGGCAGGACTTCCCTTCCTGCTGAACGAATCCGCCGCCATTGAGCGTGATGGCTCACGCCTCTGGATCTGCGGAATCGATGACCCCCACTTCTTCCTGACCAATGATTTGGCGAAAGCGCGTTCAGGAGTGCCAGTCAACGAAATCAGTATCCTGCTCTCGCACTCGCCGGAGACCTACCGGGAGGCAGCCTCGTTAGGCTATGATCTTCAGTTAAGCGGCCACACTCACGGAGGTCAGATCTGCGCTCCGGGAGGCATTCCCATATACCGGAATGCACCCGGTTGCCGCAGGGAACATCTTTCGGGTTCCTGGAGGGAGGGGAAGATGATCGGGTACACCTCGCGGGGGACAGGTTCAGCAGGCGTTGCCGCACGCTTCCACTGCCCTCCCGAAATCACGATCCACACCCTGCGCTCTTCACCATTGACCGGCGGACAGGGCTGATTTTGAATTCAACTCGTGAACTTACCCCCCAACAAGACCCCTCGCTCCGCTTTCTTTCTTGCGACCATCGTGTCCCTCCTCTGGGTGACGGTTACAATATCTCAGGATTTACCTGTTCCACAAAACGCCACTGCGATTCTCAAGGAGTTGGACAAGGTCGACCAAGAGGCCAAGGCGAATGAAAACAACCGCCGTAGGGCCGCGATCTCCCAAATTCAGGCAGCGGCCAATTCCGGGTCTGTCGCCGTAGATTTGTACCTCAGGTCGCTTGAGAACACAAAATACCTAGAGAGCCATCAGGACTATGTGGACTGGAGCCGCAAAAACCAGGAACTGCTCCACAGCCTCTCCTTCCAGAATGCCGCCCAACTCCAGATGCGTTATCTCTCCATGGCCCTTCAGCGCGATGAGAAGCATGATGCCTTTACCCAGATTCCGGAATGCCTCGCCTACCTGGAGGCCTTGGCATCGCAGAAGTCCCTGCGGTCGGCAGGTGCGTCTTCATCATCTTCCCAAATACAGAACCAGAAAACACCTATCAAAACCACTTCGACCGACAAACCCTACCCTGAGGCGCTTGCTCTAATCAACCAACCGGTGGACAAATCGAGCGTGGTTCAGTGGCTGCAAATTTCCGACCTTCTTCTGAACAAAGATTTCGAACCCTCTGCGGGAAATTACCAGTCCATCCTTGAGAAGAATATCCGTGGCCCCCTCAGAGCCAAGAACGATGCGCGAATCTTCCAGACATGGGATATGCAAATAGCCATGGAAACGGCAGCAGCCACCGAGAGCAATTCCAAGCAGCAGGCCGATGCATTCAACCAGATCCGCCTCCCATACCTCCTTTTCAGCAAGGCCAAGGACACCGCAGCTATTGGCCAGCCCAACCGAGCCCTTGGTGAAGTCATGGTGCTCGTTAGTAACTATCCTCAGAATCCCTCGATGAAGGACTGGATCACAACGGCGCGGGGACTACTGACCAATCTGCCGACGCCGGTTACAGGTGTCCCGACCGCTACGAACTTAGCCACCACGCCGACGCCTACGAATTCCACAGCACCGGGAATCCCCATTGCCCCAGCCCCAGCACACTGATCCGCTGATTAAGCAGGAAGCCGCTCACCCACGATCAGATCGTCCCAAGTCTGACGTGTGCGCACGACCGTCGCCTTCTCCCCCTCCACCAGCACTTCGGGCAGCAAGGGACGGGCATTGTAGGTCGAGGCCATGACAAAACCGTAGGCGCCGGAGCTCATCAGGGCAATGCGGTCGCCTGGTGCCAGCACCGGAACCTCTCGATCCTGAGCGAAGAAATCTCCGCTCTCGCAGACGGGCCCTACCACGTCGACTTTTTCCAACGCGCTTGAGGAGCATTGCTTTAGCGGCTCGATCTCATGGTATCCCTCGTAAAGGGCAGGACGGATGAGGTCATTCATACCAGCGTCCACGATCACGAAGTTTTTAGTCGGAGTGGACTTCCTGTAGAGCACGGTCGAGAGCAGGACTCCGGCATTGCCGACAATGAAGCGGCCCGGCTCGAAGAGGATCCGGAGACCGAGCGCCTTCAGCGGCTCGATCACCTCGGCTGCATAGGTCTCGGGGGCTAGACGCTCTCCTTCCTTTTCCGAGTTGTTGTTATCACCCCCCTCTTCACTTCCCTTCCACCAGGCGGCGTCACCGCTGGAGAGAGCTCCGCGATAGACAATGCCGACGCCTCCACCGACGCTAAAAAACTCAAGGCCGTACTTTGCCTTCAACTCCAGGACCAGCGGAGTGAGCTTGCGGACCGCCTCGGCGAAGGGAGGGGCCTTGAGGATCTGCGAGCCGATGTGGGTCTGGAGACCGCGTATCTTCAGATTCGGAAGTGAGGCTGCTCGCTCATAGACGGCAGCCGCACGGTCGAGGCCGATGCCGAACTTGTTCTTGCTCTTGCCTGTCGAGATATACTTGTGCGTCGGTGCGTCGACATCGGGATTCACACGGATCGCGATCGGAGCCACCAGACCTGCCCGGCCCGCAACCTCATTGATCATTTCCAACTCCTCCTCTGACTCGACATTGAAGCTGTAGATCCCCTGACGCAGAGCGTAGTCGATCTCAGCAGCCGTCTTGCCGACACCCGCAAAAGTGCAGCGATCCGCACGACCTCCAGCCTTCAGAACCTTGAAGAGCTCACCACCCGAGACGATGTCAAATCCAGCCCCTTCCTTGGCAAGCAGGTTCAGCACGGAGAGATTCCCGTTTGCCTTCATCGCGTAGCAGATCATCCGGTCTCCCAGCGGAGCCAGCGCCGCATCAAGTCGGCGGTAGTTGCCTCGGATCGTCTCGGAGGAATAGACATAGGCGGGCGTGCCCACCTCGGCGGCTAAAGTCTCCAGATCAACCCCCTCGCACTTGAGCGAGCCATCGACATATCGGAAAGAATGCATCGCGAGATTGTAAAAGGTGAAAAGTGAAAAGTGAAAGGTGAAAGGTAGTCGGGCACAGGGAACGGGACACGGGTCAGGACATAGGTGACACACGTGGTTCAAGACATAGGTAACACATGACGTGAGTGAAGATACGCAAATCCCTTACGCCTTAAGCCGTTCTTCCTGACCGGCAGAGTCGTAAAGTTAGTCATGGAAACCATATTTTCCCTTCTGATAGGCGGTATCGCCGGCACAGCAGTGATGACTGTATTCTTACTGCTTCCACGCTGGATGGACTGGGGAAAGATTGATGTGGTTCGAGCGGTTGGGTCTCTGATGACGGGTCGCCGGGAGAGGATCTTTCGTCTGGGACTAATACTTCATGGCGCGATGGGCCTTCTCTTCGCTTTTCTCTATGCGGGGTTTCTGAACCTCTCACGCCTCCCGTTTAATGCGATGACAGGCCTGCTGCTGGGCAGCCTGCACGGAGTGATCATCATGTTACTTGTCTGCGTCGTGATCATGGAACATCACCCGATTGCCGGGTACCATGAGAAGGGCTTGGGCACCGGTCTGGCTCAGCTTGTGGCCCACATGCTCTATGGTGCGACAGTCGGATGGATCGTCTCGATAATGCAGTGATCACACCACCGGTAGTGGCCCGAATCTTAAAAATGACTAAACCGCCACAATTTTAAGGTTGTATTACGTTACCCGTACTGAAATACAGAGAACGAGTTGAGCAACTCCCGCCACCAGATTGATTCGGTGTGGTTTAAGCATCTCCGGTTGGAGATCGCACAGAGGCAGCTTCGTCGCCCCATGGTTTCGTCATCCCTTTTTTACGTCCACTTTCCGTCAATAAACTAACTCCATCATTAAACACCCACCATGCACCGAACCGCCCCGCTGGAAGCCTCCGAAGAACAGAGCATCCTCCTTCCAGTAGTTCCACCCAGTAAGGCCGCCGGTAAAAAGAAACTCAAAAAAGATGCGAGCCTGGTGAAGAACTTCGTCCTCGATACGAATGTCCTACTCCATGACCCATATTGCCTGAACCGGTTTGAGAACAACCATATCTTCATTCCGGTCGAGGTCCTCGGTGAGATGGACAAGTTCAAGAACGAGCAGACCGAGCGCGGAGCCAATGCCCGGACCGTGCATCGCTTCCTGACACAGACCTTTGATCATCAGACCAACAAAGTGATCAGCGGCGTCCCGACCGCCGGGGGTGGCACCGTCCGCATCTTCATCAATGACGCGTTGAACACCGATCATCCTTCCGCCGCGATCCGGCGGTTCATCGAGATATTCCCGGACAAGAGCCAGGTCGATCACAAGATCATGGCAGCCTGCCTAGCCCTCCAGGAACAGGAGAAGACCCCTGCCGTCCTCATCACTAAGGACCTGAACATGCAGCTCAAGGCGATGGCCCTCGGGATCACCTGCCAGGATTACCTCAATGACAAGGTCTCCGCTGAGGACGCCGAGGAGGGCGAGCTCCGGAAAATCCAGGTCGAGGCCCATGAACTCCAGCGCTTCGGCAGTGCCCAGAGCATCGATCTGGAAGAGAGCCGCACCGGTCAACTCGAGATCAACGAATATGTTCTCCTCGAGGCCTCCGAACAGAAGCTCATGCCTGCCCGCCATGTTGGCAATGGCCACTTCCAGCGGCTCAAGGTTCCTCAGAGCCTTCAGATGCCGCGCGGTATCGAGCTGCGTCCTGCGAATCTCGGGCAGCTCTGCTTCCTCGACGCCCTGCTCGATCCCTCCATCTCACTCATCACCTGCTATGGCCAGGCCGGAACCGGCAAGACCCTCATGGCCGTTGCCGCAGGTCTCTACCTCACCGGTCAGCGCGACTACAATGGCATGACAGTCAGCCGCCCCGTTGTTGCCATGGGCGACACCCTCGGCTTCCTGCCCGGCACCCTGAACGAAAAACTCCACCCCTGGCTCCAGTCGATCTACGACGCCTTCGAGGTGCTCCTTCCCATCCATCCTCAGCGGAATGAAGGGCCTGGCACGCCCCATGCCTCCGAGCGGAAGAAGCAGAAGAAACAGTCCGTCCAGCAGCCGGAGAATACTGGGGGAGGACAGACGACCCCCCTCAAGCCCTACGAGCAGCTCATCCAGCGGGGACTCCTGGAGATCGAGGCCCTCTGCTACATCCGCGGTCGCTCCATCCCGAACCGCTTCTTCGTCCTGGACGAGGCCCAGCAACTCACACCTCTCGAGGCCAAGACCGTCGTCACCCGCATGTCAAAGGGATCCAAACTCGTCATGGTCGGAGACCCTGCCCAGATCGATAACCCCTATGTCGATCGCCGCTCCAACGGACTCGTCCACACCCGCAACAAACTGCGCGGCCATAAACTCACCGCCCACATCTCCCTCACCAAGGGAGAGAGGTCACCGCTGGCCGAGATGGGCGCGACCTTGATGTAGGAAGAGAGGCTGTTAGCGGTTTAGGCTGTAGGCTATTAGGAAAAGACTGAAAGATCTCCCGCAGAGGCGCAGAGACGCAGAGATAAAAAGACAAAGGGTTAATTCGAAAATTATCCAGATGGTCACCCAAAATCAGAGAAGTCATTTAAGTATTTAAAAGTTACCATCAACCTAAAAACTCTGCGCCTCTGCCTCTCTGCGCGAGATTTTGTTAGTTCTGCTTTAGGAATTTAAAACACCGGGCATACAAACTCCGACAAGCTCCGCATCTGGATCATATTGCAGGTAGGGGCCTAGCCACTTCTCCACTTCGGCTACGGGCATTCCCTTGCGTTTGGCATAATCCTCAATCTGGTCGCGACCGAGCTTGCCGACTGCAAAGTAGCGGGACTCGGGAGCCGCGAAGTAGAGGCCGGAAACCGAACTGGCGGGATTCATCGCAAGGCTCTCGGTGAGGGTGATCCCGGTGTGCTTGGTTGCATCGAGAAGGCGGAAGAGTTCCCACTTCTCGGTGTGGTCGGGACCAGCAGGGTAACCAGCGGCAGGACGGATGCCGCGATACTTTTCCCGGATGAATTCTTCCTTGGTGAGGTTCTCGGTGCGGCCAAACCCCCAGAGATCGCGTGCCTGCTTGTGCAGCCACTCTGCAGCGGCCTCAGCGAAGCGGTCTCCGATCGCCTTCACCAGCAGGGAGGTGTAGTCGTCATGATTATTCTGAAAGGAATCGGCATACTCCCCGACCTCGGGACCCGCCGTGACGGCAAAGCCTCCCATGGTGTCGATCCGACCGGAATCACGTGGAGCAATGAAGTCGGCCAGAGAGTAGTTCGGTTGGCCGGCTGGCTTCTTGTTCTGCTGGCGGAGCATGTGAAACTTCCCGATCACTGAGGAGCGCTGCGTGTCGGCGTAGAGCTCGACATCATCACCCACTCTGTTTGCTGGCCAGAAGCCGCAGACTCCGCGCACGCGGAAGCGCTTCTCCTTCACGATAGTCTCCAGGACCTTCAGAGCATCCTGATGAAGCTCCGTGGCCTGCTCGCCGATCTCGGGATCCGAAAGCAGGCCGGGATAACGGCCGCGCATCTCCCATGCGGCAAAGAAGGGTGACCAGTCGAAGTACTCCACCAACTCGGCCAGCGGGATCTCGTCAAAGGTCAGCACGCCCGTCTTTTCAGGCACGGCAAGATCCGCCGTACTCCAATCGATCGGGGTCACGTTTTCACGGGCGACCTCGAGGGGCAGAAGCTCTCCCTTGGCCCGCTTGCCGGCATGCTCCTCGCGGAGTCGCTTGTGATTCGCCTCAACCTGGAGATGATAGGCCTCCTTGCGATCCTCAGAGAGAAGCTCCGCCGCGACTCCGACCACGCGGGAGGCATCGAGCACATGGACAACAGGGTGCTGGTATTCCCCTGCGATTTTTACCGCGGTGTGGGCCGGGCTCGTGGTGGCTCCCCCGATCAGCAGCGGGAGATCGAAATTGGCACGCTTCATCTCCCGGGCGACATGGACCATCTCGTCGAGGGAGGGGGTGATAAGGCCACTCAGTCCGATGATGTCGACCTTATGCTCCTTGGCCGCAGCGAGGATCTTGTCACAGGAAACCATGACACCGAGATCGACAACTTCGTAGCCGTTGCAGGCAAGAACGACGCCCACGATGTTCTTGCCGATGTCGTGGACATCACCTTTGACGGTAGCCATGAGAATCTTTGCCGCGGCGCTGGTATCGGAAGCGGCCGCTTTCTCGGCCTCCATGTAGGGGGTCAAATAGGCGACAGCCTTCTTCATCACGCGGGCACTCTTCACAACCTGGGGCAGGAACATCTTGCCGGCTCCGAAGAGATCACCGACGACGCGCATCCCGTCCATGAGAGGGCCCTCAATGACCAGCAGGGGACGCCCCAACTTGGTGCGTGCCTCCTCGGTGTCGCCGTCGATGTAGTCGACGATCCCCTTGATCAGGGCGTGCTGGAGGCGCTCCTCGACAGTGCCGGAACGCCAAGCCTGCTCGGCTTTCTGTTCCTTGGGATCTCCACCCACGGCTTTCAGCCCCTCCGCATAATCCACCAGACGCTCCGTGGCATCGGGCCGACGATTCAGAAGC
It encodes the following:
- a CDS encoding diaminopimelate decarboxylase; the protein is MHSFRYVDGSLKCEGVDLETLAAEVGTPAYVYSSETIRGNYRRLDAALAPLGDRMICYAMKANGNLSVLNLLAKEGAGFDIVSGGELFKVLKAGGRADRCTFAGVGKTAAEIDYALRQGIYSFNVESEEELEMINEVAGRAGLVAPIAIRVNPDVDAPTHKYISTGKSKNKFGIGLDRAAAVYERAASLPNLKIRGLQTHIGSQILKAPPFAEAVRKLTPLVLELKAKYGLEFFSVGGGVGIVYRGALSSGDAAWWKGSEEGGDNNNSEKEGERLAPETYAAEVIEPLKALGLRILFEPGRFIVGNAGVLLSTVLYRKSTPTKNFVIVDAGMNDLIRPALYEGYHEIEPLKQCSSSALEKVDVVGPVCESGDFFAQDREVPVLAPGDRIALMSSGAYGFVMASTYNARPLLPEVLVEGEKATVVRTRQTWDDLIVGERLPA
- a CDS encoding PhoH family protein, producing MHRTAPLEASEEQSILLPVVPPSKAAGKKKLKKDASLVKNFVLDTNVLLHDPYCLNRFENNHIFIPVEVLGEMDKFKNEQTERGANARTVHRFLTQTFDHQTNKVISGVPTAGGGTVRIFINDALNTDHPSAAIRRFIEIFPDKSQVDHKIMAACLALQEQEKTPAVLITKDLNMQLKAMALGITCQDYLNDKVSAEDAEEGELRKIQVEAHELQRFGSAQSIDLEESRTGQLEINEYVLLEASEQKLMPARHVGNGHFQRLKVPQSLQMPRGIELRPANLGQLCFLDALLDPSISLITCYGQAGTGKTLMAVAAGLYLTGQRDYNGMTVSRPVVAMGDTLGFLPGTLNEKLHPWLQSIYDAFEVLLPIHPQRNEGPGTPHASERKKQKKQSVQQPENTGGGQTTPLKPYEQLIQRGLLEIEALCYIRGRSIPNRFFVLDEAQQLTPLEAKTVVTRMSKGSKLVMVGDPAQIDNPYVDRRSNGLVHTRNKLRGHKLTAHISLTKGERSPLAEMGATLM
- a CDS encoding aspartate aminotransferase family protein encodes the protein MPTSTTSELYRDYVMPTYGRFDLALSRGEGTRVWDEAGKAYLDFGAGIAVCSLGHAHPKLAKVLADQAATLIHTSNLYLTRPQGELAKLIVDLVGLGGKVFFCNSGAEANEGLYKLARKFGAPTGRYEIITFTNSFHGRTLGGISATGQEKVKMDFAPLVEGFVHVPFNDLAATEAAINSRTVAILLEPVQGEGGINPATSEFLKGVRELCDKHDLLLMFDEVQCGFGRTGDWCAWRTIVPSGVEPDAVSWAKGIASGVPLGSFWAGSRSTKSAPLCDLLGPGTHGTTYGGNPLVAAAGLAVLSTIQEEGLLENARKLGDHLIRELDAMNLPTIRLVRGIGLMIGIELNDLAGEGLPSIIATKALMAAGLLVIPSGERTIRLLPPLNITKAEADEALAILKKVLGVS
- the ligA gene encoding NAD-dependent DNA ligase LigA; translation: MTTDDLFEPQAASASPELRILELRAQISHHDSLYYEKAKPEISDREYDALYRELVDLERAHPELITPDSPTQKVGGRPQGAFAQVRHLVRMQSLDNTYSAKEITEFVERLQRLLPGEEIPMTIEPKVDGVAIALLYEKGHLVRAATRGDGTAGDEVTRNIRTIGVIPAKLHGKMVPDLLEVRGEVYLPKETFARINAERDEQGLPTFANPRNAAAGTLKQLDPNIVAERKLSAVFYGFGAFEPAAGDVLPESMEKFFGLLKGWGLPVNPRHWTARDAGEVMAAIRELGEIRRGFAFETDGAVIKADLISQHARLGSTSKAPRWAIAYKYEPEQARTRLLDITIQVGRSGVLTPVAELEPIFVAGSTVARATLHNEEEIARKDLRIGDRVMVEKAGDVIPAVVGVLTAERDGSERPFRMPTHCPVCAAPVSRTAGEVAVRCANPSCSAQVRRRIEYFASRSAMDIEGLGEAMVTQLCDVGLVADVADLYTLTTEQLLALERMGEKSVSKLLAAISGSRDQSLWRLLAGLGIPHVGVTVARTLAASFGTIDRLEKASVEELCAVEEIGEIMATAIHGWFRNPAVLSLLEKLRAAGLNFGERDTKGTAPAADGPFKGTTWVLTGTLSIPREEAADLIRANGGKVSGSVSAKTTYLLAGEEAGSKIEKAQKLGVKILTEEEFQKLIV
- a CDS encoding metallophosphoesterase encodes the protein MTTSIPPSIHDRLGKEKTDRRLRLQEKLKQRKVAQGLGLFAMERFFSVNACIGGIISLCGMKERGFRNIMDLRIEQHEVILPSLPVAFEGFRLLQLADLHCDLDANMMTRIREVMLTVPHDAVVLTGDYHNKVSETFEHSVNAMISLIPHLHPLRFAVLGNHDFLEKVEPLEAAGLPFLLNESAAIERDGSRLWICGIDDPHFFLTNDLAKARSGVPVNEISILLSHSPETYREAASLGYDLQLSGHTHGGQICAPGGIPIYRNAPGCRREHLSGSWREGKMIGYTSRGTGSAGVAARFHCPPEITIHTLRSSPLTGGQG